One genomic segment of Hydrocarboniclastica marina includes these proteins:
- a CDS encoding cobyric acid synthase — MTTLMIQGTTSDAGKSTVVAALCRWLARQGVAVAPFKPQNMALNSAVTSDGGEIGRSTALQALACGLEPHSDMNPVLLKPQSDCGAQVILRGQVHGNMDALDYHAYKAEAKKSVMAAWESLRQRYDVIIVEGAGSPAEINLRQNDIANMGFAEAADCPVLLVGDIDRGGVFAQLVGTLALLSESERARTRGFIINRFRGDMALLEPGLDWLTEHTGKPVVGVLPYLKGLLLDAEDSVGAGGYAEAGALKVIVPVLPRISNHNDFDPLRLHPGVKLRFIGPGEAIPPADLIILPGSKSTRHDLQWLREQGWPEAISRHLRYDGKLFGICGGFQMLGRRVLDPDGVEGQAGVTDGLGLLDMETRMVAGKQLSNVSGGLLLKAGAEVPFSGYEIHNGVSTGPALERPLALIDGRNAGAISADRQIMGSYVHGIFDNRSACEALLAELGLPAQGQAVDYQAHRLQQLDRLADTVVAGLDTAWLRDLLRI, encoded by the coding sequence ATGACCACCTTGATGATCCAGGGCACCACCTCCGACGCCGGCAAGAGCACGGTGGTTGCGGCGCTGTGTCGGTGGCTGGCGCGCCAGGGTGTGGCGGTGGCGCCGTTCAAGCCGCAGAACATGGCGCTCAACAGCGCGGTGACCTCTGACGGCGGGGAAATCGGGCGCTCCACCGCGCTACAGGCACTGGCCTGCGGTCTCGAGCCCCACAGCGATATGAACCCGGTGCTGCTGAAGCCCCAGAGCGATTGCGGCGCCCAGGTCATTCTGCGCGGGCAGGTGCACGGCAATATGGATGCCCTCGATTATCACGCCTACAAAGCCGAAGCCAAAAAGTCGGTCATGGCGGCCTGGGAATCCCTGCGCCAGCGTTACGACGTCATTATCGTGGAAGGCGCCGGCAGCCCGGCCGAGATCAACCTGCGGCAGAACGATATTGCCAACATGGGCTTCGCCGAAGCGGCGGACTGCCCGGTATTGCTCGTAGGCGATATCGACCGGGGCGGCGTTTTTGCCCAGCTGGTGGGCACGCTTGCGCTTTTGTCCGAATCAGAACGGGCCCGCACGCGGGGTTTCATTATCAATCGCTTTCGCGGCGACATGGCCCTGCTGGAACCCGGGCTGGACTGGCTCACTGAACACACCGGTAAGCCTGTGGTGGGTGTTTTGCCTTACCTGAAGGGGCTGCTGCTGGATGCGGAAGACAGTGTCGGCGCCGGCGGGTATGCCGAAGCCGGGGCCCTGAAGGTGATTGTTCCGGTGCTGCCCCGTATCAGCAACCACAACGATTTCGACCCGCTGCGGCTGCACCCCGGTGTGAAGCTACGGTTTATCGGGCCGGGCGAAGCGATTCCGCCGGCGGATCTGATCATTCTCCCCGGCAGCAAAAGCACCCGGCACGACCTCCAGTGGCTGCGCGAGCAGGGCTGGCCCGAGGCGATCTCCAGGCATCTACGCTACGACGGCAAACTGTTCGGCATTTGCGGTGGCTTTCAGATGCTGGGTCGGCGCGTACTGGATCCCGACGGCGTGGAAGGCCAAGCCGGCGTGACCGACGGGTTGGGCCTGCTGGACATGGAAACGCGCATGGTGGCGGGCAAACAGCTGTCCAACGTCAGTGGCGGCTTGCTCCTGAAGGCCGGGGCAGAGGTCCCTTTCAGCGGCTACGAGATCCACAACGGCGTCAGTACCGGTCCTGCGCTGGAACGCCCTTTAGCGCTGATCGACGGCAGAAACGCCGGCGCCATCAGCGCGGACCGGCAGATCATGGGCAGCTATGTCCACGGCATTTTTGATAACAGGTCAGCCTGTGAGGCGCTGCTGGCTGAGCTTGGCCTGCCGGCTCAGGGGCAGGCGGTGGATTATCAGGCCCACCGGCTGCAGCAATTGGACCGGCTTGCCGACACCGTGGTGGCAGGGCTCGACACGGCCTGGTTGCGGGACCTTCTGCGTATTTAG
- a CDS encoding MotA/TolQ/ExbB proton channel family protein — MLIDSLSYLTHQFVDWLLGPVLLLLMLAVGVAIWEAGIALAERWLALPKLGRQGDPDAVAALGRRRIERADLLARVGPMLGLMGTLIPLGPGLAALGRGELEVLAEAVTVAFDTTVMGLLVGIVGFVLGRLRRRWYDQVLDRLEAQQDVAGAETTPVAGAPGARADSSGYAELKS; from the coding sequence ATGCTGATTGATAGCCTGAGTTATCTAACCCATCAATTCGTCGACTGGCTGCTGGGCCCCGTGCTGTTGTTACTGATGCTTGCGGTCGGCGTCGCTATATGGGAAGCGGGAATCGCCCTGGCTGAGCGCTGGCTGGCATTGCCGAAGCTGGGGCGCCAGGGTGACCCGGATGCCGTGGCCGCGCTGGGCCGCCGGCGTATCGAGCGGGCCGACCTGTTGGCGCGGGTCGGGCCCATGCTGGGGCTGATGGGCACGCTGATCCCCCTGGGGCCGGGTCTGGCCGCCCTTGGGCGCGGCGAACTTGAGGTGCTGGCGGAGGCGGTTACGGTGGCGTTCGATACCACCGTGATGGGCTTGCTGGTGGGTATCGTCGGTTTCGTCCTGGGCCGGTTGAGACGGCGCTGGTATGACCAGGTACTGGATCGTTTGGAGGCTCAGCAAGACGTAGCGGGCGCAGAGACGACCCCGGTGGCTGGCGCACCCGGTGCTAGGGCCGATAGTTCAGGCTATGCGGAGCTGAAATCGTGA
- a CDS encoding cobaltochelatase subunit CobN — MTLRSVWLPLNSATVWLLAVLLLMPLTGNGKTLFGVVSERSAPSLAAGADLFAQQYGSDELVLRTPDQLASLSDAELTALWQSADVVLLAAVFGDDIVPRLERLLDSDAPDADILVVNSDRRLVTRSRLSGRAVFAGLAADDIDTLHANPEPGQDPAAHLQTLSSRFPDQARWLQGQAYWEGRGSRNLAALLGWLLDHNVPGPQPKPPLRFYQNGGVVDQPELAEDQPLIAVLDLDSGDEAGNRALLEAICRELAARELQCLGLLARWGAASRAALEALEAYPALAGIISLQDFVIGGGGEREAATAALERLDVPLFKGMRLMDRTAAQWRISEDGMPWDSVHYQLAMPELQGASQPLLLAAAGEEQTHPLTGLRLQILQTVDRQVAAMAERAQRWSRLRQLPNREKRVAIIYYNHPPGRHNIGADNLDVPASLWDLLHRLKDDGYDTGELPASEEALLEMIQDRGINLPEDRQVLKAMHGKVERLGADDYGDYFETLPEAVQREMVQGPLGYLQAQLRNAVELGEIKLGTALLDRIVGDLHHFLEGVQHSARERALALLTQLETLDRALLAGESSDWTAADEQVSALVRTDIEGLKGWGPPPGDTMTYEGDILLPGLRFGNIFIGPQPPRGWEVNEELLHANTTIAPTHQYLAFYHWLRDRFKADALVHLGRHSTYEFLPRRRAALGVDDYPLLVAGTVPGIYPYIVDGVGEGIQAKRRGLAVMVDHLTPPLKTTDLYDELLELRQLVESWEAADAGGDSALQERAMRRIRGKVEALEMQDELIGTIAEEHGIEGLTYENVDEAMLIHEIGHYLTDLQETFMPHGLHIFGRDWTAEAVDLMLDSMEAPDARGALTVSPQAERQALAAALEGRFVRPGKGNDPIRSPDALPTGRNFHALDGGVMPTKLAYELGLELAVSARETSEPEGRSAVVLWASDTVRDEGAMVAFGMGLMGIKPVWNSRGIVAGLERVGHERRDVLFTTSGLFRDLYPNLLVWLDRASLLALDGATHTIQEQYPDLSKALEGALAPLGELRNPGNEALADNLVAAHWVADAQAQIEQGVEPARAGREASLRIFGDAPGAYGAGVNRLVERSGAWQDRSEIADAYLQRMGHAYGVDYNGAAAHNSFKQGLATVRNTYLGRASNLYGLIDNNDAFDYLGGLSLAVETLSGTPPQGRVIQHANADDAHIERLDVALLQELRGRYLSPAWLEPLMKHDYAGARTMGSEFMEYLWGWQVTNPDIVKSWVWDEVKQVYLDDSHDLGLDEFLEQGHNVHVKTNMEAILLVAAHKGFWAADNETLDQLAGQFARHVVANGLPGSGHTRPDHPMLSWVEPRLDEALREQFRQAREAAQVQRAPTPPEPSRITELEQASAQYEALPERAVEKQDQSQSGEAANQKQEQEQEQEQEPSPLTDTRVFWLLALALVLLLAGGIVQGIYTGRRHAD; from the coding sequence ATGACATTGCGTTCTGTTTGGCTGCCTTTGAATTCAGCCACCGTCTGGCTCCTGGCCGTCTTGCTTCTGATGCCTCTGACCGGCAATGGCAAGACCCTGTTCGGGGTGGTATCGGAGCGCTCGGCGCCGTCGCTGGCCGCCGGGGCTGATCTGTTTGCCCAGCAATACGGTAGCGATGAGCTGGTCCTGCGGACGCCCGACCAGTTGGCCAGCCTCAGCGACGCTGAACTGACGGCGCTATGGCAAAGCGCCGATGTGGTATTGCTGGCTGCGGTCTTTGGTGACGACATCGTGCCCCGCCTTGAGCGCCTGCTCGACAGTGACGCCCCGGACGCAGACATTCTCGTGGTCAATTCCGACAGGCGGCTGGTAACTCGTTCCCGGCTTTCAGGGCGGGCGGTATTTGCAGGGCTCGCAGCCGATGATATCGACACCCTGCATGCCAATCCCGAGCCCGGCCAGGACCCTGCGGCGCATCTTCAAACCCTCTCCAGTCGCTTCCCCGATCAGGCGCGCTGGCTGCAGGGGCAGGCTTATTGGGAAGGGCGGGGCAGCCGGAACCTTGCGGCTCTGCTTGGTTGGTTGCTCGACCACAATGTGCCCGGGCCACAACCTAAGCCGCCGCTTCGCTTCTACCAGAATGGCGGGGTCGTGGACCAGCCGGAACTGGCTGAGGACCAGCCACTGATTGCGGTGCTGGACCTGGACTCAGGTGACGAGGCCGGCAATCGGGCGCTGCTTGAAGCGATCTGCCGGGAACTCGCCGCCCGCGAGCTACAGTGTCTGGGCCTGCTCGCGCGCTGGGGCGCCGCTAGCCGCGCGGCGCTTGAAGCCCTGGAAGCATACCCGGCGCTCGCCGGTATCATCAGCCTGCAGGATTTTGTGATTGGCGGTGGCGGCGAGCGCGAGGCCGCCACCGCAGCCCTGGAGCGGCTGGATGTGCCGCTATTCAAGGGCATGCGCCTGATGGACCGCACGGCCGCCCAGTGGCGTATTTCTGAAGACGGCATGCCCTGGGATTCAGTGCACTACCAACTGGCCATGCCTGAGCTTCAGGGGGCGTCGCAGCCCCTGTTGCTGGCTGCCGCCGGGGAAGAGCAGACGCACCCGCTGACCGGCCTGCGGCTACAGATTCTGCAGACTGTCGACCGGCAGGTAGCGGCGATGGCAGAGCGTGCCCAGCGCTGGAGTCGTCTGCGGCAGTTGCCCAACAGGGAAAAACGGGTCGCCATCATTTACTACAACCACCCGCCGGGCCGCCACAACATCGGGGCGGACAACCTCGATGTGCCGGCGTCGCTGTGGGACCTTCTGCATCGGCTGAAAGATGACGGCTATGACACCGGTGAGTTGCCCGCGTCCGAGGAGGCCCTGCTGGAGATGATCCAGGATCGCGGCATCAATCTGCCCGAGGACCGTCAGGTGTTGAAGGCCATGCACGGTAAAGTGGAGCGCCTTGGCGCTGACGACTACGGCGACTACTTCGAAACGCTGCCGGAAGCGGTTCAGCGAGAGATGGTCCAGGGGCCGCTGGGCTATCTTCAGGCTCAGCTCAGAAATGCTGTTGAGCTCGGCGAAATCAAGCTGGGCACGGCGCTGCTGGACCGGATCGTCGGAGACCTTCATCATTTCCTCGAAGGGGTTCAGCATTCCGCCCGGGAGCGGGCGTTGGCGTTGCTGACCCAGCTTGAAACCCTGGATCGGGCGCTGCTGGCGGGCGAGTCCAGCGATTGGACAGCGGCCGACGAGCAGGTTTCCGCGCTGGTGCGCACCGACATCGAGGGCCTGAAAGGCTGGGGGCCGCCCCCGGGTGACACCATGACTTACGAAGGCGATATCCTGCTGCCCGGCCTTCGCTTCGGCAATATCTTCATTGGGCCTCAGCCGCCCCGGGGTTGGGAGGTCAACGAAGAACTTCTGCACGCCAACACCACTATCGCGCCCACACACCAGTACCTGGCCTTCTATCACTGGTTAAGGGACCGCTTCAAAGCCGACGCACTGGTTCACCTGGGGCGGCACTCGACCTATGAGTTCCTGCCCCGGCGTCGCGCTGCCCTGGGGGTGGATGATTACCCGCTGCTGGTTGCAGGAACGGTGCCCGGTATCTATCCCTACATCGTCGACGGCGTCGGCGAAGGCATCCAGGCCAAACGCCGGGGGCTGGCGGTAATGGTCGACCACCTTACGCCGCCGCTGAAAACCACGGATCTGTACGACGAGCTGCTGGAGTTGCGGCAACTGGTCGAGAGTTGGGAAGCGGCCGACGCCGGTGGCGATTCCGCCCTGCAGGAGCGCGCAATGCGGCGCATACGCGGCAAGGTCGAAGCCCTGGAAATGCAGGACGAACTCATTGGCACCATTGCCGAGGAGCACGGGATCGAGGGTCTGACCTACGAGAATGTGGACGAGGCCATGCTGATCCATGAGATTGGCCATTACCTGACCGATCTGCAGGAAACCTTCATGCCCCACGGCCTGCACATCTTTGGCCGGGACTGGACCGCTGAGGCTGTCGACCTCATGCTCGACTCCATGGAAGCCCCGGACGCCCGCGGCGCCCTCACGGTTTCGCCCCAGGCTGAGCGACAGGCGCTGGCGGCGGCCCTTGAAGGCCGCTTCGTCAGGCCCGGCAAGGGCAACGACCCGATTCGCTCCCCCGATGCACTGCCCACGGGCCGTAATTTCCACGCCCTGGACGGCGGGGTTATGCCGACCAAGCTGGCCTATGAGCTGGGCCTGGAACTGGCCGTTTCAGCCCGGGAAACCAGTGAGCCGGAAGGCCGCTCAGCCGTTGTGCTCTGGGCGTCGGACACGGTCCGGGACGAGGGCGCCATGGTGGCGTTCGGTATGGGCCTGATGGGTATAAAACCAGTCTGGAACAGCCGGGGCATCGTCGCCGGCCTTGAACGGGTGGGTCACGAGCGTCGTGATGTGCTTTTTACCACCTCTGGCCTGTTCCGGGATCTGTATCCGAACCTTCTGGTGTGGCTCGACCGGGCGTCGTTGCTGGCGCTGGACGGGGCGACGCACACGATTCAGGAGCAGTACCCCGACCTGAGCAAAGCGCTCGAGGGCGCCCTGGCGCCACTTGGGGAGCTTCGCAATCCGGGTAACGAAGCGCTGGCGGATAACCTCGTGGCCGCGCACTGGGTCGCCGATGCGCAGGCTCAGATCGAACAGGGTGTCGAGCCCGCACGCGCCGGTCGTGAAGCGAGCCTGCGCATTTTCGGCGATGCACCCGGGGCCTACGGGGCCGGGGTCAACAGGCTGGTAGAACGCTCGGGCGCCTGGCAGGACCGCTCGGAAATCGCCGACGCCTACCTGCAGCGCATGGGCCATGCCTACGGGGTCGACTATAACGGCGCTGCTGCCCATAACAGCTTCAAACAAGGGCTGGCGACGGTTCGCAACACCTACCTCGGCCGCGCCAGCAACCTCTACGGCCTGATCGATAACAACGACGCGTTCGACTACCTGGGCGGCCTCAGTCTTGCCGTCGAAACCCTCAGTGGCACCCCTCCCCAGGGCCGGGTTATCCAGCATGCCAACGCCGACGACGCCCATATCGAGCGGCTAGATGTGGCCTTGCTGCAGGAGCTGCGCGGGCGCTACCTCAGCCCGGCCTGGCTCGAGCCGCTGATGAAGCACGACTACGCCGGTGCCCGTACCATGGGCAGCGAGTTCATGGAGTATCTGTGGGGTTGGCAGGTTACCAACCCGGACATCGTTAAAAGCTGGGTCTGGGACGAGGTCAAGCAGGTCTATCTTGACGATAGCCACGACCTGGGCCTCGACGAATTTCTGGAGCAGGGCCATAACGTGCACGTCAAAACCAACATGGAGGCCATCCTCCTGGTGGCCGCGCATAAAGGCTTCTGGGCGGCGGACAACGAGACGCTGGACCAGCTGGCGGGACAGTTTGCCCGGCACGTGGTAGCCAACGGCCTTCCCGGCAGTGGCCATACCCGTCCCGACCACCCGATGCTGTCGTGGGTAGAACCGCGGTTGGACGAGGCGCTACGCGAGCAGTTCCGGCAGGCCCGGGAAGCGGCGCAGGTACAGCGTGCGCCTACACCGCCCGAGCCGTCCCGTATCACCGAGCTCGAGCAGGCGTCCGCGCAGTACGAAGCGCTCCCCGAGCGTGCCGTGGAAAAACAGGATCAATCACAGTCCGGCGAAGCCGCCAATCAGAAGCAGGAGCAGGAGCAGGAGCAGGAGCAGGAGCCCAGCCCGCTAACAGACACCCGTGTCTTCTGGCTGCTGGCGCTTGCGCTGGTTTTGCTCCTCGCCGGCGGTATCGTTCAGGGCATCTATACCGGGAGGCGCCATGCTGATTGA
- the atzF gene encoding allophanate hydrolase translates to MINLDMNALHRAYRSGELTPRAVISSLLERAETLLNHNIWIHRASLQELTPYLDRLAESTVDQLPLYGVPFVVKDNIDVAGMPTTAACEAFRYVPQAHATVVAHLIEAGAIPLGKTNLDQFATGLVGTRSPWGPCHNSFDPAYISGGSSSGSAVAVALGLASFSLGTDTAGSGRVPAAFNNLIGLKPTLGRLSVRGVVPACQSLDCVSVFARDAAQAQSVLTVLSQPDPDDPWQRPMPSGRRPFAGQFRLGVPQADQLEFDGDDDAEALFRQSIAHLEALGGVAVEVDFQPFTDAARLLYEGPWVAERYLATSPLITEKPEALLDVTRNIISKGADGSAADTFAAQYRLKQLKHQADQVWARVDLIMTPTTPTVYTIAGVEADPIGLNSRLGTYTNFMNLLDYAAVAVPAGFRKDGLPLGSTLFAPAFQDEALLVLAAKLHKRTVKTVGALDDTLDDVLDDALASEELLAGTLDVLVCGAHLEGLPLNHQLTSRDGVLVECTETSAAYRMHLLAGGPPLRPGMVRDTQAGKALPVEIWRLPADQFGSFVAGIPAPLGIGKVELADGRWVCGFICEPVGLEGAEEITHLGGWRAFLASVG, encoded by the coding sequence ATGATCAATCTGGATATGAATGCCCTGCACCGGGCTTACCGCAGCGGCGAGCTGACACCCCGGGCCGTAATCAGCAGCCTGCTGGAGCGCGCCGAAACACTGCTGAACCACAACATCTGGATACACAGGGCGAGCCTGCAGGAGCTGACCCCCTACCTGGACCGGCTTGCAGAAAGCACAGTCGACCAGCTGCCGCTCTATGGCGTGCCCTTCGTAGTGAAGGACAACATCGATGTCGCCGGCATGCCGACTACAGCGGCGTGCGAAGCGTTCCGCTATGTGCCGCAGGCCCATGCGACCGTGGTCGCCCATCTGATCGAAGCCGGCGCCATCCCGCTCGGCAAAACCAACCTCGACCAATTCGCCACTGGCCTGGTCGGCACGCGCTCGCCCTGGGGGCCGTGCCATAACAGCTTTGACCCTGCCTATATCTCCGGCGGTTCCTCATCAGGTTCCGCCGTGGCGGTAGCCCTGGGCCTGGCCAGCTTTTCCCTGGGCACGGATACGGCCGGTTCCGGCCGGGTTCCGGCGGCGTTCAATAACCTGATCGGGCTGAAGCCCACCCTCGGCCGCCTGAGTGTGCGCGGCGTCGTGCCGGCCTGCCAATCGCTGGACTGCGTGTCGGTTTTTGCCCGGGACGCAGCCCAGGCCCAGAGCGTGCTGACTGTTCTGAGCCAGCCTGATCCCGACGATCCCTGGCAGCGCCCGATGCCGAGCGGGCGTCGTCCCTTCGCCGGGCAGTTCCGGCTTGGCGTACCACAAGCGGACCAGCTGGAGTTCGATGGAGACGATGATGCCGAAGCCCTGTTCCGGCAATCCATCGCACACCTCGAAGCCCTCGGCGGCGTTGCGGTGGAGGTAGACTTCCAGCCATTCACGGACGCGGCGCGCCTTCTCTACGAAGGCCCCTGGGTCGCCGAGCGCTACCTGGCCACCTCACCGCTGATAACAGAAAAGCCGGAAGCCCTTCTGGACGTCACCCGCAACATCATCAGCAAAGGCGCGGACGGCTCCGCAGCCGACACCTTCGCCGCGCAGTATCGGCTGAAGCAGTTGAAGCACCAGGCTGACCAGGTCTGGGCGCGGGTGGACCTGATCATGACACCCACCACGCCGACCGTTTATACCATTGCCGGGGTAGAGGCCGACCCGATCGGCCTTAACAGCAGGCTCGGCACCTACACCAACTTCATGAACCTGCTGGACTATGCAGCCGTTGCGGTTCCCGCGGGGTTTCGCAAAGACGGTCTGCCGCTGGGCAGCACCTTGTTTGCACCGGCGTTTCAGGACGAAGCGCTACTGGTGCTGGCAGCAAAATTACACAAGCGGACCGTGAAAACGGTCGGGGCTCTTGATGACACTCTCGATGATGTTCTGGATGATGCTCTGGCCAGCGAAGAACTGCTGGCAGGCACTTTGGACGTGCTGGTTTGCGGCGCACATCTGGAGGGGCTACCCCTTAACCATCAGCTCACCAGCCGCGATGGCGTTCTGGTTGAGTGCACGGAAACCTCAGCCGCTTATCGCATGCACCTGCTGGCGGGTGGGCCGCCCTTGAGGCCGGGCATGGTGCGGGACACTCAAGCTGGCAAAGCGTTGCCCGTCGAGATCTGGCGACTCCCCGCGGATCAGTTCGGCAGCTTTGTTGCCGGGATTCCGGCGCCGCTGGGCATTGGCAAAGTGGAGCTGGCGGACGGACGCTGGGTCTGCGGCTTTATCTGCGAACCTGTCGGTCTGGAAGGCGCGGAAGAAATCACCCACCTGGGTGGCTGGCGGGCGTTTCTGGCCAGCGTCGGCTAA
- a CDS encoding DUF2149 domain-containing protein, with translation MRTRNLTRSRFDGESEEPLGPLANLVDIMLVFACGLIAALFASSEQLQGQLQSQFQSQAQKRTQVVRQGQELTEMPEGVGEAGQGYESLGQVYRDPDTGKMILIGQ, from the coding sequence GTGAGAACCCGGAACCTGACGCGCAGCCGATTCGACGGTGAAAGCGAAGAGCCGCTTGGGCCGTTGGCGAATCTGGTCGACATCATGCTCGTGTTCGCGTGCGGGCTCATTGCTGCGTTGTTTGCCAGCAGCGAGCAACTCCAGGGGCAGCTCCAGAGTCAATTCCAGAGCCAAGCGCAAAAACGAACCCAGGTTGTGCGGCAGGGCCAGGAACTGACGGAGATGCCTGAGGGTGTTGGTGAAGCCGGGCAGGGCTATGAGTCCCTTGGCCAGGTCTACCGCGACCCGGACACGGGCAAGATGATTCTTATCGGCCAATGA
- a CDS encoding ABC transporter permease — MRLINRHPGRVAATLLGLAPFLLIIVLYGMASKERLAENPNDKLLPGLEQMVAGVDRMAFQEDRRSGDYLMWIDTAASLERLAIGMVIAAALALLVGIINGTLPLARANLSPLVSALSMIPPLAILPILFIVFGLGELSKVMLIVIGTAPIMMRDVAQRVRELPQEQFIKIQTLGASSWQLVTRMVLPQVLPRLIDSVRLSLGPAWLFLIAAEAISATEGLGYRIFLLRRYMAMDVILPYVIWITLLAIVIDQCLRFGNRRLFPWYNAGGH; from the coding sequence ATGCGATTGATTAACCGCCACCCGGGCCGGGTCGCCGCAACCCTTCTGGGGCTGGCGCCGTTTCTGCTGATCATCGTGCTGTATGGCATGGCGTCGAAGGAACGGCTGGCTGAAAACCCCAATGACAAGCTGTTGCCGGGACTCGAACAGATGGTCGCGGGTGTGGATCGCATGGCCTTCCAGGAGGACCGCCGCAGCGGCGACTACCTGATGTGGATTGACACGGCGGCGAGCCTGGAGCGGCTCGCCATCGGCATGGTCATCGCCGCGGCGCTGGCCCTGCTGGTTGGCATCATCAACGGGACGCTGCCACTGGCCCGGGCCAATCTTTCACCGCTGGTGTCGGCTCTATCGATGATTCCGCCGCTGGCAATCCTGCCCATTCTCTTCATTGTGTTCGGACTGGGGGAGCTGTCCAAGGTCATGCTGATCGTTATCGGAACCGCCCCGATCATGATGCGGGATGTGGCCCAGCGGGTGCGGGAGTTGCCCCAGGAGCAGTTCATCAAGATCCAGACACTCGGCGCCAGTTCCTGGCAGCTGGTGACCCGGATGGTACTGCCGCAGGTCTTGCCGCGACTGATTGACTCTGTGCGCCTGAGCCTCGGCCCGGCCTGGCTGTTCCTGATCGCCGCCGAAGCAATCTCGGCTACCGAAGGGCTGGGCTACCGCATATTCCTGCTGCGCCGGTACATGGCGATGGACGTGATTCTGCCCTATGTCATCTGGATAACACTGCTGGCGATCGTCATCGACCAGTGCCTGCGCTTTGGCAACCGCAGACTGTTTCCCTGGTACAACGCAGGAGGTCACTGA
- the trxC gene encoding thioredoxin TrxC, with protein MPDPIQFACPHCLAMNRVPQTRLGDKPNCGKCKQGLFAGEPITLTARNFDAIVSRSELPVVVDFWASWCGPCKAMAPVFAQTAAQMEPGIRFAKLETDAEQSLAGRFNIRSIPTLVVFRQGRELARQAGAVQGSQLRQWLTPHLLKTA; from the coding sequence ATGCCAGACCCCATCCAGTTCGCGTGCCCCCACTGCCTCGCGATGAACCGTGTGCCGCAGACGCGGCTGGGGGATAAACCCAACTGCGGCAAATGCAAACAGGGGCTGTTCGCGGGCGAACCCATAACGCTCACTGCCCGCAACTTTGACGCGATTGTCAGCCGCAGTGAATTACCGGTCGTTGTTGATTTCTGGGCGAGCTGGTGTGGCCCCTGCAAGGCCATGGCCCCGGTCTTTGCCCAGACCGCGGCGCAGATGGAACCCGGAATACGCTTTGCCAAACTTGAAACCGACGCCGAGCAAAGCCTTGCGGGCCGCTTCAATATCCGCAGTATTCCCACCCTGGTTGTTTTTCGTCAGGGCCGGGAGCTTGCGCGCCAGGCCGGGGCCGTACAGGGCAGCCAGCTCCGTCAGTGGCTGACACCGCACCTGCTCAAAACCGCCTGA
- a CDS encoding ABC transporter ATP-binding protein has translation MSFITVDNLWKEYGPTVVLENLSLNVAQGEFCTLVGASGCGKSTFLKMLLGQEQPSRGALKLEGETFPREPDRNRGIVFQRYSVFPHLSVRENVLLGLELEQKPLLAKLFGTARREALEQVDAMLESVGLSQAAQKWPHELSGGMQQRLAIAQSLIMRPRVLLLDEPFGALDPGIRGDMHDLLLRLWQETGTTIFMVTHDLKEGFYLGTRLLVFDKVRNDPHQPGAFGATITYDLPIGRTDRNLYETIELSVTETARKQTA, from the coding sequence ATGAGCTTCATAACCGTCGACAACCTGTGGAAAGAGTATGGCCCGACCGTGGTGCTGGAAAACCTCAGCCTGAACGTTGCCCAGGGCGAATTCTGTACCCTTGTGGGCGCGTCTGGATGCGGCAAGTCCACCTTCCTGAAAATGCTCCTGGGCCAGGAGCAGCCGAGTCGGGGTGCGCTCAAGCTGGAAGGCGAGACCTTTCCGCGCGAGCCTGACCGCAACCGGGGCATTGTCTTCCAGCGCTACTCGGTCTTCCCGCATCTGTCGGTACGGGAGAACGTATTACTGGGTCTGGAACTTGAACAGAAGCCGCTGTTGGCCAAGCTCTTCGGCACGGCCCGCCGGGAAGCGCTGGAGCAGGTCGATGCCATGCTTGAGTCGGTGGGCCTGAGCCAGGCCGCGCAAAAATGGCCCCATGAACTCTCCGGCGGGATGCAGCAGCGCCTCGCCATTGCCCAGTCGCTGATCATGCGCCCTCGCGTCTTGCTGCTGGATGAGCCTTTCGGGGCGCTCGATCCGGGCATTCGCGGCGACATGCACGACCTGCTGCTGCGTCTGTGGCAGGAGACCGGCACGACGATTTTCATGGTGACCCATGACCTTAAAGAAGGGTTCTACCTGGGCACCCGCCTGCTGGTGTTCGACAAGGTCCGCAACGACCCTCACCAGCCGGGGGCCTTCGGCGCCACCATCACCTATGACCTGCCCATCGGCCGCACCGACCGGAATCTCTACGAGACCATTGAACTGTCCGTAACCGAAACGGCCCGCAAACAGACGGCATGA